In the Sediminibacter sp. Hel_I_10 genome, one interval contains:
- a CDS encoding MBL fold metallo-hydrolase produces the protein MTIKQFEYKPLAHFSYAIVSDGEMAVIDPERNPEQYYAFAKANNAKIVAVIETHPHADFVSSHLEIYNHTNATIYNSEKLGADYPHHSFDSGDQIQLGAITLKALNTPGHSPDSITIIATDGKDTALFTGDTLFIGDVGRPDLREKAGNMRAKREELAEMMYESITTKFTDLPDDALVYPAHGAGSLCGKNLSDAASSTLGNERNDNWAFKKQSKEAFMETILDGQPFIPHYFGFDVDTNKTGAAHLKSSIDLIPFTENTTAEGLIIDMRDEVTFKKGHLKGSINIQAVSETSKFETWLGSIVKPEDQFTLVIDHKENKEALLHRIAKIGYEKQLKQVITLLDQEMKRTAKLDLEDFKNNPDNYTIVDIRNQSEINNGKFFENALEHPLNELRETANQIPTNKPIVVHCAGGYRSAAGSSIVQNVLKDALVYDLSEAVSQFQ, from the coding sequence ATGACTATTAAACAATTTGAATATAAGCCACTTGCACATTTTTCTTACGCTATTGTGAGCGATGGTGAAATGGCGGTTATTGACCCAGAACGAAATCCAGAGCAATACTATGCTTTTGCGAAAGCGAACAATGCAAAAATTGTAGCGGTAATAGAAACACACCCTCATGCCGATTTTGTGAGCTCTCATTTAGAGATTTATAACCATACAAATGCTACCATATATAATAGCGAAAAATTGGGTGCCGATTATCCACACCATTCATTTGACTCAGGTGATCAAATTCAATTAGGAGCCATCACATTAAAAGCTTTAAATACACCTGGCCACTCGCCAGATAGTATTACGATAATTGCAACAGACGGAAAAGACACGGCGTTATTTACGGGAGATACGTTGTTTATTGGAGATGTAGGTCGACCCGATTTGCGTGAAAAAGCAGGCAACATGAGAGCTAAACGCGAAGAATTGGCCGAAATGATGTACGAGTCGATTACAACTAAATTCACTGATTTGCCAGATGATGCGCTTGTCTATCCAGCACATGGCGCAGGTTCTCTTTGTGGTAAGAATTTGAGCGATGCCGCGAGCAGCACACTCGGAAATGAGCGTAATGATAATTGGGCTTTCAAAAAACAATCTAAAGAAGCTTTTATGGAAACCATACTTGACGGGCAGCCATTTATACCTCATTATTTTGGGTTTGATGTAGACACCAACAAGACTGGAGCTGCTCATTTAAAGTCGTCAATTGATCTTATTCCATTTACTGAAAATACAACTGCCGAAGGATTAATTATAGATATGCGTGATGAAGTTACTTTTAAAAAGGGGCATCTCAAAGGGAGTATTAATATTCAAGCGGTGTCTGAAACATCAAAATTTGAAACTTGGTTAGGGTCTATCGTAAAACCTGAAGATCAATTCACCTTGGTCATAGATCATAAAGAAAATAAAGAGGCCTTACTGCACCGTATAGCCAAAATCGGTTATGAAAAGCAACTCAAGCAAGTCATAACGCTTTTAGACCAAGAGATGAAACGTACAGCAAAACTCGACCTGGAGGATTTTAAAAATAACCCAGACAACTATACTATTGTTGACATTCGCAATCAAAGTGAAATCAATAATGGGAAGTTTTTTGAAAATGCGCTTGAGCATCCATTGAATGAGTTACGCGAAACGGCAAATCAAATTCCAACGAACAAGCCTATCGTTGTGCATTGTGCAGGTGGATATCGCAGTGCTGCCGGAAGCAGTATTGTACAGAACGTTTTGAAGGATGCACTAGTCTATGATTTAAGTGAAGCTGTGAGTCAGTTTCAATAA
- a CDS encoding endonuclease, whose product MKLALQLFILFCFTTSLFSQVVINELDCDTPGVDDMEFIELLSENPETPLDGYILVFFNGSSSGMNSSYFALDLDGYVTDVNGLLLIGSNAVSPVPQLLIAPNTFQNGPDAVALYQADDLDFPEQTLATIENLVDVLLYDTSDPDDDDMIAIFSADPRFASITQINEGPGNNTNSIQRFVDLDGNVSYTSTTPTPRQLNDGSGIVLNGISISVAQEQYEEGDSFEISFTSEIPVTEPLNFNILFDNNGFNTTDFIGNTAISIPTNETYASTTITLVDDSEDEGDEVTELRFESLPSGYLALNNNLQIRIVDNDFTMANFGTPVNPTFGNVTSTQPSGYYNTLDQLADDDLREALQNIIANPDIVRAQTYADIIDILKSADQNPLNSNQVWLVYSEEGRPKLDFQTSSNNQNKWNREHTFPRSRGGFYDIEEDGIADGPDVFWSTKADSLRHGNSDAHALRAADAIENSTRNNLHYGQYTGPEATQGSFYGDVARSVLYMEIRYNGLQVVNGFPEGTTGALGDLATLLDWHRNDPPDDFEMNRNNLVYTWQFNRNPFIDQPELVEYLWGTNVGDIWNQELNVTKFDANAIRLYPNPTTDSITINGLDAQANISVFSIEGQFLKSFIYNKEATIHLNLPSGIYLLNISSENKQTVKKIVIN is encoded by the coding sequence ATGAAATTAGCCTTACAACTGTTTATCCTCTTCTGTTTTACAACGAGCTTATTTTCTCAAGTAGTCATCAATGAACTCGACTGTGATACTCCTGGTGTTGATGACATGGAATTTATTGAGCTCCTCTCCGAAAATCCAGAAACCCCTCTTGACGGTTATATTCTCGTGTTTTTTAACGGATCTTCTTCAGGGATGAACTCTAGTTATTTTGCCTTAGACCTTGATGGCTACGTCACCGATGTTAATGGATTATTGCTCATTGGCAGCAATGCTGTGAGTCCTGTACCTCAGCTTTTGATTGCTCCAAACACATTTCAAAACGGCCCAGATGCGGTAGCACTGTACCAAGCCGATGATCTTGATTTTCCTGAACAAACGCTGGCCACTATTGAAAATCTTGTAGACGTGCTGCTTTACGACACCTCAGACCCAGATGACGACGATATGATTGCTATTTTTAGTGCAGATCCAAGATTTGCAAGCATAACACAAATCAATGAGGGACCAGGCAATAACACAAACTCCATACAACGTTTTGTTGATCTTGACGGTAACGTTAGCTACACCTCCACCACTCCAACACCTAGACAGCTTAACGATGGTAGCGGCATTGTACTTAATGGTATTAGTATCTCAGTTGCTCAAGAGCAGTATGAAGAAGGCGACAGCTTTGAGATTAGCTTTACTTCTGAAATTCCTGTTACAGAACCTTTAAATTTCAATATTCTTTTCGACAACAATGGTTTCAATACCACCGATTTTATTGGGAACACCGCCATTAGCATCCCTACAAATGAAACCTACGCATCAACTACCATTACCCTTGTTGATGATAGTGAAGATGAAGGAGATGAAGTGACCGAACTACGGTTCGAGAGCTTACCTTCAGGATATTTGGCCTTAAATAACAATCTCCAAATTAGAATTGTAGACAATGATTTTACGATGGCAAATTTTGGCACCCCCGTAAATCCTACCTTCGGAAATGTAACGAGCACACAACCTTCTGGATATTATAACACGCTCGATCAATTGGCAGATGATGACCTTCGGGAAGCGTTGCAAAACATTATTGCAAATCCTGACATCGTAAGAGCACAAACCTATGCCGATATCATTGACATTTTAAAATCTGCCGATCAAAACCCCTTAAACAGCAACCAAGTGTGGTTGGTGTATTCTGAAGAAGGACGACCAAAACTAGATTTTCAAACAAGCTCCAACAACCAAAACAAATGGAACAGAGAACATACCTTCCCAAGATCTAGAGGTGGCTTTTATGATATAGAGGAAGATGGCATTGCGGATGGTCCCGATGTATTTTGGAGTACCAAAGCCGATTCTTTACGCCATGGCAACTCTGATGCTCATGCCTTACGCGCGGCAGATGCCATTGAAAACAGCACCCGTAATAATCTGCATTATGGGCAATATACTGGTCCAGAAGCAACTCAAGGCAGTTTTTATGGCGACGTTGCTAGAAGTGTGCTCTATATGGAAATTAGATATAACGGACTTCAAGTTGTCAACGGGTTTCCTGAAGGCACAACAGGAGCACTTGGAGATTTAGCAACCTTATTGGATTGGCATAGAAACGACCCGCCCGACGACTTTGAAATGAACCGAAACAATCTGGTTTATACTTGGCAGTTCAATAGAAACCCATTTATTGATCAACCTGAATTAGTAGAATATCTTTGGGGAACAAACGTTGGAGATATTTGGAATCAAGAATTGAATGTTACAAAGTTTGATGCCAATGCAATTCGTCTATACCCAAACCCTACAACAGACAGCATTACCATTAACGGACTTGACGCCCAAGCAAACATCAGTGTGTTTTCAATAGAAGGCCAATTTTTAAAATCTTTCATTTACAACAAAGAAGCTACAATCCATTTAAACTTACCGAGCGGAATTTATCTTTTAAATATTTCTTCGGAAAATAAACAAACCGTAAAAAAGATTGTCATCAACTAA
- a CDS encoding M56 family metallopeptidase, with amino-acid sequence MDYLLKSSALLAIFYICYFLFLQRETFFQSNRWFLITGLLTSIVLPFIFIPIYVEVNSFDLSSITPKAMSYVLYNSPIEITEEPFDVIQAFSWVYVAGMVFFLLRLLLALFSLRKLFKATKLITVGQFRVYETALNVTPFSFFNRIVYNPSQFNAEDLEHIINHEKVHARQWHSADIVLVQLCCLLFWFNPVIWMYRKEMRQNLEFIADAEAQSLSFENGDYQKVLLKTSLSNQELSLTNTFYTSLIKKRIVMLHQSKSKAIHKMKLVFAIPFIVLFMMSFNTETIYVETNSNNVPHDALNLFQEDSVKVTFHKDLTDADLQQIQQDLQVNNISFTYKRLKRNAQGEITAINTVFTSQGNSATYNLDSSNPISSFYFEQSQDEFGVGNIENSEIETTKNSKANTPNKNTEDSDTTKVRKTSTSAGTVTPKAINSKISDSLFTKTLKNLSGTISKDGTFTNINALENGQQQPNRLQVQDPLIILDGQESSLSVMQLFAPSQIESITVLRGQQAIDAYGEKAKHGALIVTTKNFLSIANAKVKDKIIVHRDADGQFKISGENIAEVLFILDGKKVSYSTLETVDKDDFISVEVLDGVEAVQRFGSNGSNGAVIIRTNPKGNSAIDD; translated from the coding sequence ATGGACTATCTATTAAAATCTTCGGCCCTATTAGCTATTTTCTATATCTGCTATTTTCTGTTTTTGCAGCGCGAGACCTTTTTTCAATCTAACCGTTGGTTTTTGATTACAGGTTTACTCACATCCATTGTTTTGCCTTTCATTTTTATTCCTATATACGTTGAGGTCAATTCTTTTGATCTGTCGTCTATCACGCCAAAAGCCATGTCATATGTGCTTTACAATAGTCCAATAGAAATCACGGAGGAGCCTTTTGACGTAATCCAAGCGTTTTCTTGGGTGTATGTCGCTGGTATGGTGTTTTTTTTATTACGATTGCTGCTGGCGCTCTTCTCTCTACGCAAGCTGTTTAAGGCGACCAAATTAATAACGGTTGGTCAATTTAGGGTTTACGAAACCGCTCTCAACGTAACGCCTTTTTCATTTTTTAATCGAATTGTCTATAATCCCAGTCAGTTCAACGCTGAAGATTTAGAGCATATTATCAATCATGAAAAGGTTCATGCACGTCAATGGCATTCCGCAGATATTGTATTAGTGCAATTGTGCTGTTTGTTGTTCTGGTTTAACCCCGTGATTTGGATGTATAGAAAAGAAATGCGCCAAAATTTAGAATTTATTGCAGATGCTGAGGCACAGAGCCTTTCATTTGAAAACGGAGACTACCAGAAGGTGTTGCTTAAAACCTCACTGTCAAATCAAGAGTTGTCTCTTACAAATACCTTTTATACCTCATTAATCAAAAAACGAATCGTCATGTTACACCAATCAAAATCAAAAGCGATACATAAGATGAAGTTGGTATTCGCCATTCCGTTTATCGTACTTTTTATGATGAGTTTTAATACAGAAACCATCTACGTCGAAACTAATTCAAATAACGTCCCGCATGATGCTCTGAACCTGTTTCAAGAAGACTCTGTAAAGGTCACATTTCACAAAGATTTGACAGATGCAGATTTACAACAAATACAGCAAGATCTGCAAGTCAATAACATTTCATTCACTTACAAACGACTTAAGCGTAATGCCCAAGGTGAAATCACTGCGATTAACACTGTATTTACATCTCAAGGCAATAGTGCTACATATAACCTTGATAGCTCAAATCCTATATCATCATTTTATTTTGAGCAATCTCAAGATGAGTTTGGGGTGGGTAATATTGAGAATTCAGAAATAGAAACCACTAAAAATTCAAAAGCAAATACTCCAAATAAAAACACAGAAGATAGCGATACCACTAAAGTAAGAAAGACATCAACCTCGGCTGGTACTGTCACTCCTAAAGCGATAAATTCTAAAATATCTGATTCTTTATTTACAAAAACACTTAAGAACCTTTCGGGAACTATTAGTAAGGACGGTACTTTTACGAACATAAATGCTTTAGAAAACGGACAGCAACAACCAAATAGATTACAAGTGCAGGATCCTCTAATAATTTTGGATGGTCAGGAATCGTCATTGAGTGTCATGCAGCTTTTTGCTCCTAGCCAGATCGAATCGATAACTGTATTGAGAGGACAGCAGGCCATAGATGCTTATGGAGAAAAAGCGAAGCACGGTGCACTAATTGTAACCACTAAAAACTTTCTATCTATAGCCAATGCAAAGGTTAAGGACAAAATCATAGTGCATAGAGATGCAGATGGTCAATTCAAGATTTCTGGAGAAAATATAGCTGAAGTTTTATTCATTTTAGATGGAAAAAAAGTGTCTTACAGTACGCTCGAAACTGTTGATAAAGATGATTTTATCTCTGTAGAAGTTTTAGATGGTGTTGAGGCCGTTCAAAGATTTGGAAGCAACGGGAGTAATGGTGCGGTAATTATTAGAACGAATCCCAAAGGGAATAGCGCTATTGATGATTAA
- a CDS encoding sulfite exporter TauE/SafE family protein, whose product MSIIEILGYIGALLVGVVLGLIGGGGSILTVPVLVYFFYLNPVTATAYSLFVVGSSALVGALRNMQKNLVVFKTAFVFAGPALVMVFVTRKFIIPAIPEQLFSIGGLLITKSLAIMVFFAIIMLLASVTMIRNRKPEKEQVALNPANHALLVIQGIVIGFITGMVGAGGGFLIIPALVILAKLPMKKAVATSLFIIAINSLIGFTGDISNITIDWSFLFLFTVLSIIGIFIGIWLNKFFDGKRLKKAFGWFVLVMGIYIIYKELFS is encoded by the coding sequence ATGAGTATCATAGAGATTTTAGGATATATAGGAGCGCTTCTAGTAGGGGTCGTGTTGGGGCTTATTGGAGGAGGAGGTTCCATATTGACGGTTCCTGTATTGGTGTATTTCTTTTACCTTAATCCTGTTACAGCTACAGCATATTCGCTTTTTGTAGTGGGAAGTTCTGCATTGGTAGGCGCTTTACGCAATATGCAAAAAAATCTGGTTGTTTTTAAAACCGCTTTTGTATTTGCGGGCCCTGCACTTGTCATGGTATTTGTCACTAGAAAATTTATAATACCGGCAATTCCTGAACAGCTGTTTTCAATTGGCGGTTTACTAATTACAAAGAGCTTGGCCATTATGGTGTTTTTTGCCATCATTATGCTTTTGGCATCTGTAACCATGATTCGAAACAGAAAGCCAGAGAAAGAACAGGTCGCTCTAAATCCGGCGAATCATGCCTTATTGGTTATTCAAGGTATCGTAATTGGTTTTATTACGGGTATGGTAGGTGCAGGTGGCGGCTTCTTAATTATTCCGGCTTTAGTCATCTTGGCAAAACTACCGATGAAAAAAGCAGTGGCAACATCACTTTTTATAATCGCAATCAATTCCTTAATTGGCTTTACAGGTGATATTTCAAACATAACAATAGATTGGTCATTCCTGTTTTTATTTACAGTGCTGTCTATAATAGGGATTTTTATAGGCATTTGGCTCAATAAATTTTTTGATGGCAAACGGCTTAAAAAAGCATTTGGATGGTTTGTACTGGTGATGGGGATCTATATCATTTACAAGGAACTTTTCAGCTAA
- a CDS encoding Crp/Fnr family transcriptional regulator, with protein sequence MIEDLKKNYGSLFEPALIDEINKVGLLLEVPEGEDLIRPGQYIKSMPLLLSGSIKIMRPDSEGDELLLYHIEKGDTCAMTMTCCLGHTKSEIHAVAETSAKLLMIPIAKMEEWSSTYKSWRNFVFNSYHARMMEMLESIDNIAFNNMDERLENYLDQKIKILNSKHIYTTHKDIASDLHTSRVVISRLLKKMEKDHKIKLHRSFVEVL encoded by the coding sequence ATGATTGAAGACCTTAAGAAGAATTACGGATCTCTATTTGAGCCAGCGCTCATTGACGAAATCAATAAAGTAGGGCTGCTTTTAGAAGTACCCGAAGGTGAAGATTTGATAAGACCAGGGCAGTATATCAAATCGATGCCTTTATTGCTTTCGGGAAGTATAAAGATCATGCGTCCTGATTCTGAAGGAGACGAACTCCTATTGTATCATATTGAAAAGGGAGACACCTGTGCCATGACCATGACCTGCTGTCTTGGGCATACAAAAAGTGAAATTCACGCTGTTGCCGAAACATCGGCAAAACTCTTAATGATTCCCATTGCTAAAATGGAAGAATGGTCTAGCACGTATAAATCTTGGCGTAATTTTGTGTTCAATAGTTACCATGCCAGAATGATGGAAATGCTAGAAAGTATTGATAACATCGCATTCAATAATATGGATGAGCGTTTGGAAAATTATCTGGACCAGAAAATAAAAATCTTAAACAGTAAACACATTTATACCACTCATAAAGATATTGCGAGTGACCTTCATACAAGTCGAGTGGTTATCTCTAGACTTCTCAAAAAGATGGAAAAGGATCATAAAATAAAACTTCACCGCAGTTTTGTTGAAGTCTTGTAA